A stretch of Rhinopithecus roxellana isolate Shanxi Qingling chromosome 12, ASM756505v1, whole genome shotgun sequence DNA encodes these proteins:
- the LOC104670266 gene encoding NADH dehydrogenase [ubiquinone] iron-sulfur protein 5 codes for MPFLDIQKRFSLNIDRWWTIQSAEQPYKIAARCHAFEKEWIECTHGIGAIRAEKECKIEYDDFVECLLRQKTMKRVGTIRRQRDKLIKEGKYTPPPHHIGKEEPRP; via the coding sequence ATGCCTTTCTTGGACATCCAGAAAAGGTTCAGCCTTAACATAGATCGATGGTGGACAATCCAGAGTGCTGAACAGCCCTACAAGATTGCTGCTCGGTGCCATGCTTTTGAAAAAGAATGGATAGAATGTACACATGGAATTGGTGCTATCCGGGCAGAGAAAGAGTGCAAGATAGAATATGATGATTTTGTAGAGTGTTTGCTTCGGCAGAAAACGATGAAACGTGTGGGTACCATCAGGAGGCAGCGGGATAAGCTGATAAAGGAAGGGAAGTACACCCCTCCACCTCACCACATTGGCAAGGAGGAGCCTCGGCCCTGA